Proteins encoded in a region of the Agromyces protaetiae genome:
- a CDS encoding WXG100 family type VII secretion target, with the protein MAEQQADTADLKALADMLGELVTYCSALKQGASGFAYMLPAEWQGPAMANFLSMFEKWQLGAEAMTQAAEALQDQVEGAHQAYTETIESLDTAWSDLQRGLSA; encoded by the coding sequence ATGGCCGAACAGCAGGCCGACACCGCCGACCTCAAGGCCCTTGCCGACATGCTGGGCGAGCTGGTCACGTACTGCTCAGCGCTCAAGCAGGGCGCGAGCGGCTTCGCCTACATGCTCCCCGCCGAGTGGCAGGGACCCGCGATGGCGAACTTCCTGAGCATGTTCGAGAAGTGGCAGCTCGGCGCCGAGGCGATGACGCAGGCCGCCGAAGCGCTGCAAGACCAGGTCGAGGGTGCGCACCAGGCGTACACCGAGACGATCGAGTCGCTCGACACGGCGTGGTCCGATCTGCAGCGCGGCCTCAGCGCGTAA
- a CDS encoding WXG100 family type VII secretion target: MVSFRVRAAALSEVSALLGTVLSTFDTNLSTVDAQVKGTVDVTWRGEDAESFAEGWATFMSTAGFVRQSLASLQAGLIAADGSYTTNESSTQRSFTGRVQSVAAIKATSGSLGAKVDRGEERADDIAEFFGRDEAGGGSAAFLGGALGRPSAGQQSKGPADGDDADAEAEGAEGADSTEASDGSDSSDGAGGESGAAPTADGVPTFEAQPAVISREV, translated from the coding sequence GTGGTCTCATTCAGAGTCCGCGCCGCCGCGCTGAGCGAGGTCTCGGCGCTGCTCGGCACGGTGCTGTCGACGTTCGACACGAACCTGTCGACGGTGGACGCACAGGTCAAGGGCACGGTCGACGTGACCTGGCGTGGGGAGGACGCGGAGAGCTTCGCCGAAGGCTGGGCGACGTTCATGTCGACCGCGGGCTTCGTGCGACAGTCGCTCGCATCGCTCCAGGCCGGGCTGATCGCGGCCGACGGCTCCTACACCACGAACGAGTCGAGCACGCAGCGTTCGTTCACGGGGCGCGTGCAGTCGGTCGCCGCGATCAAGGCGACGTCCGGCTCACTCGGCGCGAAGGTGGACCGCGGTGAGGAACGAGCCGACGACATCGCCGAGTTCTTCGGTCGTGACGAGGCGGGCGGCGGCAGCGCCGCGTTCCTCGGCGGCGCGCTCGGCCGGCCGTCGGCCGGCCAGCAGTCGAAGGGCCCCGCCGACGGTGACGATGCCGACGCCGAGGCCGAGGGCGCCGAGGGCGCCGACAGCACGGAGGCCTCCGACGGCTCCGACAGCTCCGACGGCGCCGGCGGCGAGTCGGGAGCGGCACCGACCGCCGACGGCGTGCCGACGTTCGAGGCCCAGCCGGCCGTGATCAGCAGGGAGGTGTGA
- a CDS encoding WXG100 family type VII secretion target, giving the protein MAEIRVTSDSLAGVAGQLSSGSQSIESQLSNLKSLVEGLISGDWQGSASMSFNELYSQWDQAGLQLKESLQGISDLLNQAALSYEDSENAIAGTFNG; this is encoded by the coding sequence ATGGCGGAGATCCGCGTCACATCCGACTCGCTCGCCGGCGTCGCCGGGCAGCTCTCGAGCGGCTCGCAGTCGATCGAATCGCAGCTGTCCAACCTCAAGTCGCTGGTCGAGGGGCTTATCTCGGGCGACTGGCAGGGCAGCGCGTCGATGAGCTTCAACGAGCTCTACTCGCAGTGGGACCAGGCTGGTCTCCAGCTCAAGGAGTCGCTGCAGGGCATCTCCGACCTGCTCAACCAGGCCGCGCTCTCGTACGAAGACAGCGAGAACGCGATCGCCGGCACGTTCAACGGCTGA
- a CDS encoding FHA domain-containing protein, giving the protein MASARCVYCDATLQPNSMYCVECGQLIPQQPLRPPVPAQFARPREQAAAPRTDAPPAARPASVEPVPLPRTLPWQQQAAREAAPAPVATQTAAPIERVELAFSTGQRVVVTGAAVIGRKPADTALAMGVRAVEVEDDTRSVSRVHLFLEVADGVVLIGDAGSANGSRLERGGAVTPLEAAGTRVPAAVGDTVWLGDLSFELRSA; this is encoded by the coding sequence GTGGCTTCTGCCCGTTGCGTCTACTGCGATGCCACGCTGCAGCCGAACAGCATGTACTGCGTCGAGTGCGGTCAACTCATCCCGCAGCAACCGCTGCGGCCGCCGGTGCCCGCGCAGTTCGCGCGGCCCCGCGAACAGGCTGCGGCACCGCGAACGGATGCTCCGCCGGCGGCCCGCCCGGCCTCGGTCGAGCCCGTGCCGCTGCCGCGCACGCTGCCCTGGCAGCAGCAGGCCGCGCGGGAGGCGGCTCCCGCCCCGGTCGCGACGCAGACCGCCGCACCGATCGAGCGCGTCGAGCTGGCGTTCTCGACCGGGCAGCGTGTGGTCGTCACCGGGGCCGCCGTCATCGGCCGGAAGCCCGCAGACACCGCCCTCGCCATGGGCGTTCGCGCCGTCGAGGTCGAGGACGACACCCGGTCGGTCTCGCGCGTGCACCTCTTCCTCGAGGTGGCTGACGGGGTCGTGCTCATCGGCGACGCGGGCTCGGCGAACGGGTCGCGGCTCGAACGGGGCGGCGCAGTGACGCCGCTCGAGGCGGCGGGAACGCGGGTCCCTGCGGCCGTCGGCGACACCGTCTGGTTGGGCGACCTGAGCTTCGAGCTGCGCTCCGCCTGA
- a CDS encoding FtsK/SpoIIIE domain-containing protein, translated as MSLRLTLDDVAEGPRGSWLLDTDEATTVGEVADALGVEAAALDAAPPEAPLAESALRSGSAVPARTTGDLAPGTLRLELVGGPFAGESFPVGRGVAVGIGSGGSATLTIADPALAAVHATVTIADAVAAEGRIAPLTATVAPVEGAEVWVNGELVDGTATIVPADLVQLGSNVLRLGIAPATDADLTADAFGDRGFNRPSRIRPAAEQPVVALPGDKPQDPDESPMPWLSAIIPVVLGVTMAVVFGRAIMLLMAAASPIMVIGSFLTNRRLAKKKGVKTEQEWIDDVHAAERRIVELAKLQRLETWFRLPDPVVIADIAIRPLSRLWERRRADADAMAVRVGVAEVALDVRFEGGGKDRTSPRRVGVAPAPVAPDLRAGALGIAGPDDAARSVARSIVAGFATLRSPRDAELVIICPDDAEGEWSWAAWLPHAQALAGTPATIGNTDDTRRERLRELGVTLEHRIRVAGHRGAEPPSDILVVVDGAREYRMLPGMVPLLEHGAAHGIHLVALDRDRSRLPEEAKSVVVIDPADPAVARVETGTDYHPVVLLDGMSVPRCDEIARSLCSIKHVSGVGDDAMLPTAVRYADLMKLDLDDPEPIVRRWSTQPRNTFVIVGATGEGEFAIDISRDGPHALVAGTTGSGKSEFLQALVISLAMANRPDALNFVLVDYKGGSAFADCERLPHTVGMVTNLDARETERALASLDAELKRRERVLRDMNAKDVDSAWAKDADTAARRGLARLMIVIDEFAELRTELPEFIDGLVRIARVGRSLGVNLVLATQRPAGVVTPEMQSNINLRVALRVTDRTDSSDILGSGEAALISPSTPGRGYVRTGPSAAPVAFQTARVAGIRPGVQRSVRVLPRKAELTWDGLGYPLKYPKAAASSSSQHTDHDDTDLRALVNLITAATQQLGIPKNPSPWLLPLPTVLPLEKFQDQPVPDQAIVLGLEDVPGEQSQRSLTWELPSGSHLLFIGGSMSGRTTALRTVLAQLVQVYSPADLHVYVLDFGNGALLPLVDAPHTGAVVTQLDADRLPRLVQRLLEELARRQAVLSAAGVGHISEQRAQVAEADRLPYAIVTVDGWERMLSTMNADQLVTFRDQFMRVLREGPAVGVRVLLTGDRGISGDKITSFIDEQYVLPLRDLSDYRTAGILAKDVPTDLPPGRVLFGAAGTEAQLAVLVRDTSGEAQTAALRRIVEQVRDHFDQFAQLEELPRPFRVDPLPGHFALTASYELPLGEAGAPEGPVVAVGGDLLSRFTIDWPADGGFVVTGGRKSGRSSALAAIVHQLAWRKTPLVVVSPRESILTEVAAGHGVPVITAGDTAPPDLERVLDGVGEFVTVVVDDAEVFKNAPIEHALTGVKHRVAFIVSADSESLSTLFGGPVVEAKRARRALVLRPESSIMGTQAVGTPIPKFLLGRGTPGSAVLTTSSGWLPVRVPDIRQ; from the coding sequence ATGAGCCTTCGACTCACGCTCGACGACGTCGCAGAGGGCCCGCGGGGGTCATGGCTGCTCGACACCGACGAGGCCACCACGGTCGGCGAGGTCGCCGACGCGCTCGGCGTCGAGGCCGCAGCGCTCGACGCCGCGCCGCCGGAGGCGCCACTCGCCGAGAGCGCCCTGCGCTCGGGGTCGGCCGTTCCCGCGCGCACGACCGGCGATCTCGCGCCGGGCACGCTCCGTCTCGAGCTCGTCGGCGGGCCGTTCGCCGGTGAATCGTTCCCGGTCGGCCGCGGCGTGGCGGTCGGCATCGGCAGCGGGGGATCCGCGACGCTCACCATCGCCGACCCGGCGCTGGCCGCCGTCCACGCGACCGTGACCATCGCAGACGCGGTCGCGGCCGAAGGCCGCATCGCGCCGCTCACCGCGACCGTCGCGCCCGTCGAGGGCGCCGAGGTGTGGGTGAACGGCGAACTCGTCGACGGCACCGCGACGATCGTGCCGGCCGACCTCGTGCAGCTCGGATCGAACGTGCTCAGGCTCGGTATCGCGCCCGCGACCGACGCCGACCTCACCGCCGACGCCTTCGGCGACCGCGGGTTCAACCGCCCGTCGCGCATCCGGCCCGCGGCCGAGCAGCCGGTCGTCGCGCTCCCCGGGGACAAGCCGCAGGACCCCGACGAGTCGCCCATGCCGTGGCTCTCGGCGATCATCCCGGTCGTGCTCGGTGTGACGATGGCCGTGGTCTTCGGCCGCGCCATCATGCTGCTCATGGCCGCGGCGAGCCCCATCATGGTGATCGGCTCGTTCCTCACGAACCGCCGCCTCGCGAAGAAGAAGGGCGTGAAGACCGAGCAGGAATGGATCGACGACGTGCACGCGGCCGAGCGCCGCATCGTCGAGCTCGCGAAGCTGCAGCGGCTGGAGACCTGGTTCCGGCTGCCCGATCCGGTCGTCATCGCCGACATCGCCATCCGGCCGCTCAGCCGGCTCTGGGAGCGTCGCCGCGCCGATGCGGACGCCATGGCGGTGCGGGTCGGCGTCGCCGAGGTCGCGCTCGACGTCCGGTTCGAAGGCGGCGGCAAGGACCGCACCTCGCCGCGCCGCGTCGGCGTCGCGCCGGCTCCGGTCGCGCCCGATCTGCGCGCCGGCGCGCTCGGCATCGCCGGGCCCGACGACGCGGCGCGAAGCGTCGCCCGCAGCATCGTCGCCGGCTTCGCCACCCTGCGCTCGCCGCGCGACGCCGAACTCGTGATCATCTGCCCCGACGACGCCGAGGGGGAGTGGAGCTGGGCGGCCTGGCTGCCGCACGCCCAGGCCCTCGCCGGCACGCCGGCGACGATCGGCAACACCGACGACACCCGGCGCGAGCGCCTTCGTGAGCTCGGCGTCACCCTCGAGCACCGCATCCGCGTCGCGGGGCATCGCGGCGCCGAGCCGCCGAGCGACATCCTCGTCGTGGTCGACGGTGCGCGCGAGTACCGGATGCTGCCGGGCATGGTGCCGCTGCTCGAGCACGGCGCCGCGCACGGCATCCATCTCGTGGCGCTCGACCGGGATCGCTCACGCTTGCCCGAGGAGGCGAAGAGCGTCGTCGTGATCGACCCGGCCGACCCGGCGGTCGCACGGGTCGAGACCGGCACCGACTACCACCCCGTGGTGCTCCTCGACGGCATGTCCGTGCCGCGCTGCGACGAGATCGCGCGGAGCCTCTGCTCGATCAAGCACGTCAGCGGCGTCGGCGACGACGCGATGCTGCCGACCGCGGTGCGCTACGCCGACCTCATGAAGCTCGACCTCGACGACCCGGAGCCGATCGTGCGCCGCTGGTCGACGCAGCCGCGCAACACGTTCGTGATCGTCGGAGCCACGGGCGAGGGCGAGTTCGCGATCGACATCAGCCGTGACGGGCCGCACGCCCTCGTCGCGGGCACGACGGGCTCGGGCAAGTCCGAGTTCCTGCAGGCGCTCGTGATCAGTCTCGCGATGGCGAACCGTCCCGACGCGCTGAACTTCGTGCTCGTCGACTACAAGGGCGGGTCGGCCTTCGCCGACTGCGAGCGGCTGCCGCACACCGTCGGCATGGTCACGAACCTCGACGCGCGCGAGACCGAGCGCGCCCTCGCCTCGCTCGACGCCGAGCTGAAGCGCCGTGAGCGGGTGCTCCGCGACATGAACGCCAAAGACGTGGATTCGGCGTGGGCGAAGGACGCAGACACCGCCGCGCGGCGCGGCCTCGCCCGGCTCATGATCGTGATCGACGAGTTCGCCGAGCTGCGCACCGAGCTGCCCGAGTTCATCGACGGTCTCGTGCGCATCGCGCGCGTCGGCCGCTCGCTCGGCGTGAACCTCGTGCTGGCCACCCAGCGGCCGGCCGGTGTCGTGACGCCCGAGATGCAGTCCAACATCAACCTCCGGGTCGCGCTGCGGGTCACCGACCGGACCGACTCGTCCGACATCCTCGGCTCGGGCGAGGCCGCGCTCATCAGCCCGTCGACGCCCGGTCGCGGCTACGTGCGCACGGGCCCCTCGGCGGCGCCCGTCGCGTTCCAGACGGCGCGCGTCGCCGGCATCCGGCCGGGCGTGCAGCGGTCCGTGCGGGTGCTGCCGCGGAAGGCCGAGCTCACCTGGGACGGGCTCGGGTACCCGCTGAAGTACCCGAAGGCTGCCGCCTCGTCTTCATCGCAGCACACCGACCACGACGACACCGACCTGCGTGCGCTCGTGAACCTGATCACGGCGGCGACGCAGCAGCTCGGGATCCCGAAGAACCCGTCGCCGTGGTTGCTGCCGCTGCCGACCGTGCTGCCGTTGGAGAAGTTCCAGGATCAGCCGGTGCCGGACCAGGCGATCGTGCTGGGGCTCGAGGACGTCCCGGGCGAGCAGTCGCAACGCAGCCTCACCTGGGAGCTGCCCTCGGGCTCGCACCTGCTCTTCATCGGCGGGTCGATGTCGGGGCGCACGACTGCCCTGCGCACCGTGCTCGCGCAGCTGGTGCAGGTGTACTCCCCGGCGGACCTGCACGTCTACGTGCTCGACTTCGGCAACGGCGCCCTGCTCCCGTTGGTCGACGCGCCGCACACGGGCGCGGTCGTCACCCAGCTCGACGCCGACCGGTTGCCGCGCCTCGTGCAGCGGCTGCTCGAGGAGCTCGCGCGGCGCCAGGCGGTGCTCTCCGCGGCGGGCGTCGGTCACATCTCGGAACAGCGGGCGCAGGTCGCCGAGGCCGACCGGCTGCCGTACGCGATCGTCACGGTCGACGGCTGGGAGCGCATGCTGTCGACCATGAACGCCGACCAGCTCGTGACGTTCCGGGACCAGTTCATGCGGGTGCTCCGAGAGGGACCGGCCGTGGGTGTCCGGGTGCTGCTCACGGGCGACCGCGGCATCTCGGGCGACAAGATCACCTCGTTCATCGACGAGCAGTACGTGCTGCCGTTGCGCGATCTCTCCGACTACCGCACGGCGGGCATCCTCGCCAAGGACGTGCCCACCGACCTGCCGCCCGGCCGCGTGCTGTTCGGCGCCGCCGGCACCGAGGCGCAACTGGCGGTCCTCGTGCGCGACACCAGCGGCGAGGCGCAGACCGCGGCACTCCGTCGCATCGTCGAGCAGGTGCGCGACCACTTCGACCAGTTCGCGCAGCTCGAGGAGCTGCCGCGGCCGTTCCGTGTCGACCCGCTGCCCGGCCACTTCGCCCTCACCGCGTCGTACGAGCTCCCGCTCGGCGAGGCCGGCGCGCCGGAAGGGCCCGTCGTCGCCGTGGGCGGCGACCTGCTCTCGCGGTTCACGATCGACTGGCCGGCCGACGGCGGCTTCGTCGTGACCGGTGGACGCAAGTCGGGTCGTTCGTCGGCGCTCGCCGCGATCGTGCACCAGCTGGCCTGGCGCAAGACGCCGCTCGTGGTCGTCTCGCCGCGCGAGTCGATCCTGACCGAGGTCGCCGCGGGGCACGGGGTCCCGGTCATCACCGCGGGCGACACCGCGCCGCCCGACCTGGAGCGGGTGCTCGACGGGGTGGGCGAGTTCGTCACCGTCGTGGTCGATGACGCCGAAGTGTTCAAGAACGCGCCGATCGAGCATGCCCTGACCGGCGTGAAGCATCGCGTGGCGTTCATCGTGTCGGCCGACTCCGAGTCGCTGTCGACGCTGTTCGGCGGTCCGGTCGTCGAGGCGAAGCGCGCGCGACGCGCGCTCGTGCTCCGGCCCGAGTCGTCGATCATGGGCACGCAGGCGGTGGGCACGCCGATCCCGAAGTTCCTGCTCGGGCGCGGGACGCCGGGCTCCGCGGTGCTGACGACCTCGTCGGGCTGGCTTCCCGTGCGCGTACCCGACATCCGGCAGTGA
- the rpoC gene encoding DNA-directed RNA polymerase subunit beta', whose product MLDATTFDELRIGLATAEDIRKWSFGEVKKPETINYRTLKPEKDGLFGEQIFGPSRDWECACGKYKRVRFKGIVCERCGVEVTKSSVRRERMGHIELAAPVTHIWYFKGVPSRLGYLLDMAPKDLEKVIYFAAYMVIDVDDEGRHADMPGLENELRLEIKTIGDQRDARIATLMARKEEELAGLEAEGAKSDQKKRAEAAADKEMAGVRKSADEQIAHLERVWEDFRTLKVGDLKPEDSVFQELQDRFGMYFEAYMGAEAIKRRLLSFDLTAEAEDLHLQIAEGKGQKKIRAIKRLKVVNSFLQTGHSPAAMVLDVVPVIPPELRPMVQLDGGRFATSDLNDLYRRVINRNNRLRRLLDLGAPEIIVNNEKRMLQEAVDALFDNGRRGRPVTGTGNRALKSLSDMLKGKQGRFRQNLLGKRVDYSGRSVIVVGPQLKLHQCGLPKQMALELFKPFVIKRLIDLSHAQNIKAAKRMVERSRPQVWDVLEEIIRERPVLLNRAPTLHRLGIQAFEPQLVEGKAIQLHPLVCAAFNADFDGDQMAVHLPLSVEAQAEARILMLASNNILKPSDGRPVTLPSQDMIIGLHHLTTEKAGGAGEGRAFSSIAEAILAFDQNRPGMHMLDLGAKVKIRLEGLHFAEGTEPEGFEQGKPFLMETTLGRALFNEALPVDYPFFNEQAGKGQISSIVNDLAERYPKTEVAATLDRIKDAGFRWATRSGVTVALSDIVQLPQKREIVSKYEKQASKVQSQFEKGLTTDLERRQELIQIWTKATDEVAKAMQEEFASAPENTINRMVTSGARGNWLQVRNIAGMRGLVNNPKGEIIPRPIISSYREGLSVAEYFIATHGARKGLADTALRTADSGYLTRRLVDVSQDVIIREDDCGTSKGLELPIATTDASGELVRDPNVENSVFARSLAADAVNAKGEVVAEAGADVGDVLIDKLVAAGVETIRVRSVLTCESAVGVCAACYGRSLATGKLVDLGEAVGIIAAQSIGEPGTQLTMRTFHTGGSASADDITQGLPRVQELFEARTPKGASPIVEAPGRITVDETEKQRKVILTPDNGDEPITYNVLKRSTLLVEDGQHVELGQQIIVGAIDPKEVLRVKGVREVQKHLVNGVQDVYRSQGVPIHDKHIEVIVRQMLRKVTVVDHGDTDLLPGELVDRSKYNGINRAALTEGKKTASARQEVMGITKASLATESWLSAASFQETTRVLTQAAMEGKSDPLVGLKENVIIGKLIPAGTGLQKYRNVTVEATEEAKAERYPNRIFSDDAAFNEGDLSFVDFDAFSSDDFTPGNYS is encoded by the coding sequence TTGCTCGACGCAACGACATTTGACGAGCTTCGTATCGGCCTGGCCACCGCCGAGGACATCCGTAAGTGGTCCTTCGGTGAGGTCAAGAAGCCCGAGACGATCAACTACCGCACGCTGAAGCCCGAGAAGGACGGGCTCTTCGGCGAGCAGATCTTCGGGCCCTCCCGCGACTGGGAGTGCGCCTGCGGCAAGTACAAGCGGGTCCGCTTCAAGGGCATCGTCTGCGAGCGCTGCGGCGTGGAGGTCACCAAGTCCTCCGTCCGCCGCGAGCGGATGGGGCACATCGAGCTCGCCGCCCCGGTCACGCACATCTGGTACTTCAAGGGTGTGCCGAGCCGTCTCGGCTACCTGCTCGACATGGCGCCGAAAGACCTGGAGAAGGTCATCTACTTCGCCGCCTACATGGTGATCGACGTCGACGACGAGGGTCGTCACGCCGACATGCCCGGCCTTGAGAACGAGCTGCGCCTCGAGATCAAGACCATCGGCGACCAGCGCGACGCGCGCATCGCGACGCTCATGGCGCGCAAGGAGGAGGAGCTCGCCGGTCTCGAGGCCGAGGGCGCCAAGTCCGACCAGAAGAAGCGCGCCGAGGCCGCGGCCGACAAGGAGATGGCCGGCGTCCGCAAGTCCGCCGACGAGCAGATCGCGCACCTCGAGCGTGTGTGGGAGGACTTCCGCACCCTCAAGGTCGGCGACTTGAAGCCCGAGGACTCGGTCTTCCAGGAGCTCCAGGACCGCTTCGGCATGTACTTCGAGGCCTACATGGGCGCCGAGGCGATCAAGCGGCGTCTGCTGTCCTTCGACCTGACGGCCGAGGCGGAAGACCTGCACCTGCAGATCGCCGAGGGCAAGGGTCAGAAGAAGATCCGCGCCATCAAGCGCCTCAAGGTGGTCAACTCCTTCCTGCAGACCGGCCACTCGCCGGCCGCGATGGTGCTCGACGTCGTTCCGGTGATCCCGCCGGAGCTGCGCCCGATGGTCCAGCTCGACGGTGGCCGCTTCGCGACCTCCGACCTGAACGACCTGTACCGCCGCGTCATCAACCGCAACAACCGTCTTCGTCGTCTGCTCGACCTCGGTGCGCCCGAGATCATCGTGAACAACGAGAAGCGGATGCTGCAGGAGGCCGTGGACGCGCTGTTCGACAACGGCCGCCGTGGTCGCCCGGTCACCGGTACCGGCAACCGTGCGCTCAAGTCGCTGTCCGACATGCTGAAGGGCAAGCAGGGCCGGTTCCGTCAGAACCTGCTCGGCAAGCGCGTCGACTACTCGGGCCGTTCGGTCATCGTCGTCGGCCCGCAGCTCAAGCTGCACCAGTGCGGTCTGCCCAAGCAGATGGCGCTCGAGCTGTTCAAGCCGTTCGTCATCAAGCGCCTCATCGACCTGAGCCACGCGCAGAACATCAAGGCCGCCAAGCGCATGGTCGAGCGTTCGCGCCCGCAGGTGTGGGACGTGCTCGAAGAGATCATCCGCGAGCGCCCCGTGCTGCTGAACCGTGCGCCCACGCTGCACCGTCTCGGCATCCAGGCGTTCGAGCCGCAGCTCGTCGAGGGCAAGGCCATCCAGCTCCACCCGCTCGTGTGCGCCGCGTTCAACGCGGACTTCGACGGCGACCAGATGGCGGTGCACCTGCCGCTGTCGGTCGAGGCGCAGGCCGAGGCCCGCATCCTGATGCTGGCGTCGAACAACATCCTGAAGCCGTCCGACGGCCGTCCGGTCACGCTTCCGAGCCAGGACATGATCATCGGTCTGCACCACCTGACGACCGAGAAGGCCGGCGGCGCCGGCGAGGGCCGCGCGTTCTCGTCGATCGCCGAGGCGATCCTCGCGTTCGACCAGAACCGGCCGGGCATGCACATGCTCGACCTCGGCGCGAAGGTGAAGATCCGTCTCGAGGGGCTGCACTTCGCCGAGGGCACTGAGCCCGAGGGCTTCGAGCAGGGCAAGCCGTTCCTGATGGAGACGACCCTCGGTCGCGCGCTCTTCAACGAGGCGCTCCCGGTGGACTACCCGTTCTTCAACGAGCAGGCCGGCAAGGGGCAGATCTCGTCGATCGTCAACGACCTCGCCGAGCGCTACCCGAAGACCGAGGTGGCGGCGACCCTCGACCGGATCAAGGACGCCGGCTTCCGCTGGGCGACCCGTTCCGGCGTGACCGTCGCGCTCTCCGACATCGTGCAGCTCCCGCAGAAGCGCGAGATCGTGTCGAAGTACGAGAAGCAGGCCAGCAAGGTGCAGTCGCAGTTCGAGAAGGGTCTCACGACCGACCTCGAGCGTCGTCAGGAGCTCATCCAGATCTGGACGAAGGCCACCGACGAGGTCGCCAAGGCCATGCAGGAGGAGTTCGCCTCGGCCCCCGAGAACACCATCAACCGCATGGTGACGTCGGGCGCCCGTGGTAACTGGCTGCAGGTGCGCAACATCGCCGGCATGCGAGGCCTGGTGAACAACCCGAAGGGTGAGATCATCCCTCGCCCGATCATCTCGTCGTACCGCGAGGGCCTGTCGGTGGCGGAGTACTTCATCGCCACGCACGGTGCCCGCAAGGGTCTGGCCGACACCGCGCTCCGCACCGCGGACTCGGGCTACCTCACGCGTCGTCTGGTCGACGTCTCGCAGGATGTCATCATCCGCGAGGACGACTGCGGCACGTCGAAGGGCCTCGAGCTCCCGATCGCGACCACGGATGCCTCGGGCGAGCTCGTCCGCGACCCCAACGTCGAGAACTCGGTGTTCGCCCGGTCGCTCGCCGCTGACGCGGTGAACGCCAAGGGCGAGGTCGTCGCCGAGGCGGGTGCCGACGTCGGTGACGTGCTCATCGACAAGCTCGTCGCCGCGGGCGTTGAGACGATCCGCGTGCGCTCCGTGCTCACGTGCGAGTCGGCCGTCGGTGTCTGCGCGGCCTGCTACGGCCGTTCGCTCGCGACCGGCAAGCTGGTCGACCTGGGTGAGGCCGTCGGCATCATCGCGGCGCAGTCGATCGGTGAGCCCGGCACGCAGCTGACGATGCGTACCTTCCACACGGGTGGTTCTGCGTCGGCCGATGACATCACGCAGGGTCTGCCCCGCGTGCAGGAGCTCTTCGAGGCCCGTACCCCGAAGGGTGCGTCGCCGATCGTCGAGGCTCCCGGCCGCATCACGGTCGACGAGACCGAGAAGCAGCGCAAGGTCATCCTGACGCCCGACAACGGCGACGAGCCGATCACGTACAACGTGCTCAAGCGCTCGACGCTGCTCGTCGAGGACGGCCAGCACGTCGAGCTCGGTCAGCAGATCATCGTGGGCGCGATCGACCCCAAGGAGGTCCTCCGGGTCAAGGGCGTGCGCGAGGTGCAGAAGCACCTGGTGAACGGCGTCCAGGACGTGTACCGCTCGCAGGGTGTGCCGATCCACGACAAGCACATCGAGGTCATCGTGCGCCAGATGCTGCGCAAGGTCACCGTCGTCGACCACGGCGACACCGACCTGCTGCCGGGTGAGCTCGTCGACCGTTCGAAGTACAACGGGATCAACCGTGCCGCGCTCACCGAGGGCAAGAAGACGGCATCGGCGCGTCAGGAGGTCATGGGTATCACCAAGGCCTCCCTCGCGACCGAGTCGTGGCTGTCGGCCGCGTCCTTCCAGGAGACGACCCGCGTGCTCACGCAGGCCGCCATGGAGGGCAAGTCGGACCCGCTGGTCGGCCTCAAGGAGAACGTGATCATCGGAAAGCTGATCCCCGCGGGCACCGGGCTCCAGAAGTACCGGAACGTCACGGTCGAGGCCACGGAGGAGGCGAAGGCGGAGCGCTACCCGAACCGCATCTTCTCCGACGATGCCGCGTTCAACGAGGGCGACCTGAGCTTCGTCGACTTCGACGCGTTCTCGAGCGACGACTTCACGCCCGGCAACTACAGCTGA